In Trifolium pratense cultivar HEN17-A07 linkage group LG7, ARS_RC_1.1, whole genome shotgun sequence, a genomic segment contains:
- the LOC123893704 gene encoding carotenoid 9,10(9',10')-cleavage dioxygenase-like isoform X1, with product MAISYNNNAFIVNCCIQKRPSYVSDNSHHHNNIPLISIVKPNKKSSLPEVSLQIDVPKTMKNVVAKLIDVFVDSFFEFIDKPLLPSKSNFAPVEELGEAILVTCIQGRIPSHFPEGVYIRNGPNPLFGGLKSTNSIFGKSSHIWVEGEGMLHALYFQKSSNGSWKIHYNNKHVETETYNLEKQRNKPLFLPAIEGNSMAILSAYFFNWLRSGKANKYISNTNVFEHSGKFYSIAESHMPQEIDILSLKTLKNWDLSADWNRPFTSHPKKAPITGELVTLGVEPIKPYAVVGIISADGKKLVHKVDIKLNRCSLCHDIGVTQRYNVIMDFPLTIDLNRLLRGGQLIKYDKKDYARIGVMPRYGDANSVKWFQVEPNCTFHIINSFEDGNEVVVRGCRSLDSLIPEPDPSSNEFDWLSRCYEWRLNMQTGEVKEKDPCGDKVVYMDFPMINEKYVGLKHRFAYTQIVDPIASSTTQDVPKYGGLAKLYFEESCEELSMSKREKDEPIKMEYHMFEKNTFCSGSAFLARDEGVEEDDGWIIAFVHNEDTNTSQVHIIDTKNFSSETVAKIEMPCRVPYGFHGAFMPISFQDQ from the exons ATGGCCatttcatataataataatgcaTTTATAGTTAATTGCTGCATTCAGAAAAGACCTTCTTATGTCTCAGACAATTCTCATCACCACAACAATATTCCACTCATCTCTATTGTTAAG CCAAACAAGAAATCAAGTCTACCTGAAGTTTCCTTGCAAATTGATGTTCCAAAGACTATGAAAAATGTTGTAGCTAAATTAATTGACGTTTTTGTGGATTCATTCTTTGAATTCATTGACAAGCCTTTGCTTCCATCTAAG AGTAACTTTGCTCCTGTGGAAGAGTTGGGGGAAGCCATACTTGTGACTTGCATCCAAGGACGAATTCCTAGTCATTTTCCAGAGGGTGTTTACATTAGAAATG GACCAAATCCACTATTTGGAGGATTGaaatcaacaaattcaatatttggTAAGTCAAGTCACATTTGGGTGGAAGGAGAAGGAATGCTTCATGCATTGTATTTTCAAAAATCAAGTAATGGAAGCTGGAAAATCCACTACAACAATAAGCACGTTGAAACCGAAACATACAACCTtgaaaaacaaagaaacaaaccATTGTTTCTGCCTGCCATAGAAGGCAATTCAATGGCCATTTTGTCAGCTTATTTCTTCAACTGG TTGAGATCTGGCAAAGCAAACAAATACATTAGCAACACCAATGTGTTTGAACATTCAGGGAAGTTTTACTCAATTGCTGAAAGTCACATGCCACAAGAAATTGATATCCTGTCCTtgaaaactttaaaaaattggGACCTCAGTGCAGATTGGAATAGACCTTTTACAAGCCATCCAAAG AAAGCTCCAATTACTGGGGAGCTAGTTACATTAGGTGTGGAACCAATTAAACCTTATGCTGTGGTTGGAATTATTTCTG CTGATGGAAAGAAGTTGGTTCATAAAGTTGATATCAAACTAAATAGGTGTAGTCTTTGCCATGACATAGGTGTTACACAAAG GTACAATGTGATCATGGATTTTCCACTAACCATTGATCTAAACAGACTTCTAAGAGGAGGCCA ATTAATAAAGTATGACAAAAAAGATTATGCAAGGATTGGGGTAATGCCACGCTATGGTGATGCTAACTCAGTCAAATGGTTTCAAGTGGAACCTAATTGCACCTTTCACATTATCAATTCTTTTGAAGATGGAAACGAG GTTGTAGTGAGGGGCTGCAGATCTCTTGACTCTTTAATTCCTGAACCCGACCCGAGTTCGAATGAATTTGACTGGTTATCTCGTTGTTACGAATGGCGATTGAATATGCAAACCGGAGAGGTTAAGGAGAAAGATCCTTGTGGTGACAAAGTAGTTTATATGGATTTTCCCATgatcaatgaaaaatatgttggtcTTAAGCATAGATTTGCATACACACAAATAGTTGATCCTATTGCAAGCTCTACCACTCAAG ATGTGCCAAAATATGGAGGTTTAGCTAAACTATACTTTGAAGAATCATGTGAAGAATTATCTATGTCAAAG AGAGAAAAAGATGAACCTATAAAGATGGAATACCATATGTTTGAGAAGAATACATTTTGCAGTGGATCAGCCTTTTTGGCCAGAGatgaaggtgttgaagaagatgatggttGGATCATTGCTTTTGTTCACAATGAAGATACTAACACATCTCAA GTTCATATAATTGACACAAAGAATTTTTCTAGTGAGACTGTTGCCAAAATTGAAATGCCTTGTAGAGTTCCATATGGATTTCATGGAGCTTTCATGCCAATCTCATTCCAAGATCAGTAG
- the LOC123893705 gene encoding E3 ubiquitin-protein ligase ATL42-like isoform X1, producing MFSTNHFLILIMVLSLVLITQSQENREKQQNMADLPQGVTPSKGVVIIVLSIMFLITFILLVYVKFCRVTPLHLLNHHPLHLQDNHAQSQSRSIVSGVEKNVIETLPFFKFSSLKGSKQGLECTVCLSKFEDEEILRLLPKCKHAFHMNCIDKWLESHSTCPLCRYMVEENDIKNFTFSFSSRFLRVPSNLGEDPNLEIFIQREPSQRRTNKEEQELVFLDHEEGGSSNKVTKWTQHQQQNLHMINHKILISDAVTRSRWSDLNSSDLLSLSSEMLHDVSSARFDPNDEDENSFTALNPGEKRSMSEIANVPRFVEINRRNGNGENGNDERLWRIWLPIARRTVQWFARQETNSVQSQHKHLASNV from the coding sequence ATGTTTAGTACTAATCATTTTCTAATACTAATTATGGTTCTTTCATTAGTCTTAATCACTCAAAGCCAAGAAAACAGAGAAAAACAACAGAACATGGCAGACTTACCACAAGGTGTGACTCCAAGTAAAGGTGTTGTAATAATTGTTCTTTCCATAATGTTTCTCATAACATTTATCTTACTTGTTTATGTTAAATTCTGTCGTGTTACGCCTCTTCATCTTCTAAATCATCACCCTCTTCATCTTCAAGACAATCATGCACAATCTCAATCAAGGTCTATAGTTTCTGGTgttgaaaaaaatgtaattgaAACACTTCCtttctttaaattttcttcTTTAAAGGGTTCTAAACAAGGACTAGAATGTACCGTTTGTTTGTCGAAATTCGAAGATGAAGAGATTCTTAGATTGTTGCCGAAATGCAAACACGCGTTTCATATGAATTGTATTGATAAGTGGCTTGAAAGTCACTCTACTTGTCCTCTTTGTAGGTATATGGTTGaagaaaatgatataaaaaactTCACTTTTTCATTCAGCTCAAGATTCTTAAGAGTCCCTTCAAATTTAGGTGAAGACCCTAATCTTGAAATCTTTATTCAACGAGAACCGTCACAAAGAAGAACAAACAAAGAAGAACAAGAACTGGTTTTTCTTGATCATGAAGAAGGTGGTAGCAGTAATAAGGTTACAAAGTGGacacaacatcaacaacaaaatttgcATATGATTAATCATAAAATATTAATCTCTGATGCAGTTACGAGGAGTCGGTGGAGTGATCTTAATTCTTCAGATTTGTTATCATTGAGCAGTGAGATGCTTCATGATGTATCAAGTGCGAGATTTGATCCTAATGATGAGGATGAAAATTCATTTACAGCATTGAATCCTGGTGAGAAAAGGTCTATGTCTGAGATTGCAAATGTTCCAAGGTTTGTGGAAATCAACAGAAGGAATGGTAATGGAGAGAATGGAAATGATGAGAGGTTATGGAGGATTTGGTTGCCAATTGCAAGAAGAACAGTTCAATGGTTTGCAAGACAAGAAACAAATTCAGTTCAATCACAACATAAACATTTAGCTTCAAATGTTTGA
- the LOC123893709 gene encoding lactoylglutathione lyase GLX1-like isoform X1: protein MISSLMLLPSATTFRRPCCSCSITPSSSPSSSSRRIALFHLLTTGAIVIWCCCCIWLLLIWLLALPQQSQLFGAKGSQFFRIPEANAAENLFDWVQNDNRRFLHVVYSVGDLDKTIKFYTECLGMKLLRKRDIPEDKYSNAFLGYGPEDSYFTVELTYNYGVDNYNIGTGFGHFGIVAEDVAKTVDIVKAKGGKVTREPGLVKGGSVVTASVEDPSGYRFELLERKLTREPLSQVMLQVGDLDRVVDFYQKAAGMKLLRKIDNPEEKYTVAVLGYGHGPVLELTYNYGVTNYDKGNGYAQIAIGTNDVYKTAEAIKLSGGKIIREPGPLPGINTKIVVCLDPDGWKLVFVDNVDFLKELE, encoded by the exons atgaTCTCATCCTTAATGTTACTACCATCTGCTACAACATTTAGAAGACCTTGTTGTAGTTGTAGCATCACTCCATCATCAtctccatcttcatcttctcgAAGAATTGCtctctttcatcttctcacTACTGGTGCTATTG TTATCTGGTGCTGCTGCTGCATTTGGTTATTATTGATTTGGTTATTAGCTTTACCACAACAATCCCAATTATTTGGTGCAAAAGGATCACAATTCTTCAGAATACCAGAAGCTAATGCTGCTGAAAACTTGTTTGATTGGGTCCAAAATGATAACAGAAGATTTCTACATGTTGTTTACAGTGTTGGAGATTTGGACAAGACTATCAA GTTCTACACTGAATGCCTTGGCATGAAGCTGTTGAGAAAACGCGATATACCAGAAGATAAATATTCAAATGCATTTCTTGGATATGGGCCTGAAGATTCCTACTTTACAGTTGAACTCACTTATA ATTATGGAGTGGATAACTATAACATTGGAACTGGTTTTGGTCATTTTGGTATTGTAGCCGAAGAT GTTGCAAAGACGGTAGATATTGTAAAAGCAAAAGGGGGAAAGGTTACCAGGGAACCCGGTCTTGTCAAAGGTGGCTCTGTAGTAACTGCTTCCGTTGAAGATCCTAGTGGTTATAGGTTTGAGCTTTTGGAGAGAAAACTCACGCGCGAACCCTTGTCCCAAGTGATGCTTCAAGTAGGTGATCTTGATCGTGTCGTAGACTTCTATCAGAAA GCTGCAGGCATGAAACTTCTCCGTAAGATAGACAACCCTGAGGAAAAG TACACAGTAGCCGTGTTGGGTTATGGTCATGGTCCTGTTCTAGAACTTACATATAACTATGGCGTCACTAATTACGATAAAGGAAATGGTTATGCACAG ATTGCAATAGGCACAAATGATGTCTATAAGACTGCAGAAGCAATCAAATTAAGTGGAGGGAAGATTATCCGTGAACCTGGACCCTTACCGGGTATCAACACCAAGATCGTTGTTTGTTTGGACCCCGATGGTTGGAAATTG GTATTTGTTGATAATGTTGATTTTCTGAAGGAATTAGAGTGA
- the LOC123893705 gene encoding E3 ubiquitin-protein ligase ATL42-like isoform X2 gives MVEENDIKNFTFSFSSRFLRVPSNLGEDPNLEIFIQREPSQRRTNKEEQELVFLDHEEGGSSNKVTKWTQHQQQNLHMINHKILISDAVTRSRWSDLNSSDLLSLSSEMLHDVSSARFDPNDEDENSFTALNPGEKRSMSEIANVPRFVEINRRNGNGENGNDERLWRIWLPIARRTVQWFARQETNSVQSQHKHLASNV, from the coding sequence ATGGTTGaagaaaatgatataaaaaactTCACTTTTTCATTCAGCTCAAGATTCTTAAGAGTCCCTTCAAATTTAGGTGAAGACCCTAATCTTGAAATCTTTATTCAACGAGAACCGTCACAAAGAAGAACAAACAAAGAAGAACAAGAACTGGTTTTTCTTGATCATGAAGAAGGTGGTAGCAGTAATAAGGTTACAAAGTGGacacaacatcaacaacaaaatttgcATATGATTAATCATAAAATATTAATCTCTGATGCAGTTACGAGGAGTCGGTGGAGTGATCTTAATTCTTCAGATTTGTTATCATTGAGCAGTGAGATGCTTCATGATGTATCAAGTGCGAGATTTGATCCTAATGATGAGGATGAAAATTCATTTACAGCATTGAATCCTGGTGAGAAAAGGTCTATGTCTGAGATTGCAAATGTTCCAAGGTTTGTGGAAATCAACAGAAGGAATGGTAATGGAGAGAATGGAAATGATGAGAGGTTATGGAGGATTTGGTTGCCAATTGCAAGAAGAACAGTTCAATGGTTTGCAAGACAAGAAACAAATTCAGTTCAATCACAACATAAACATTTAGCTTCAAATGTTTGA
- the LOC123893704 gene encoding carotenoid 9,10(9',10')-cleavage dioxygenase-like isoform X3 produces the protein MKNSVAKFVDVFVDSFFEFIDQPLLPSKSNFAPVEELGEAILVTCIQGRIPSHFPEGVYIRNGSNPLFGGLKSTNSIFGKSSHIWVEGEGMLHALYFQKSSNGSWKIHYNNKHVETETYKLEKQRNKPLFLPAAEGSSLAILSAYLFNWLRFGIVNKYNSNTNVFEHSGKFYSITESHMPQEIDVLSLKTLNNWELSADWNRPFTSHPKKAPNTKELVTLGFSPTKPFTVVGIISADGKKLVHKVDIKLNRCSLCHEIGVTQRYNVIMDFPLTIDLIRLLRGGPLIKYDKEEYARIGIMPRYGNANSIKWFEVEPNCTFHIINSFEDGDQVVVRGCRSLDSLVPERDPSSNEFDCLSRCYEWRLNMQTGEVKEKDLCGYKIVYMDFPMINENFVGIKHKYAYTQVVDHIASSTTQDVQKYGGLAKLYFEESSEELSMSMREKDEPIKMEYHMFEKNTFCSGSAFLARDEGVEEDDGWIIAFVHNEDTNTSQVHIIDTKNFSSETVAKIEMPCRVPYGFHGAFMPISFQDQ, from the exons ATGAAAAATAGTGTAGCTAAATTTGTTGACGTTTTTGTGGATTCATTCTTTGAATTCATTGACCAGCCATTGCTTCCATCTAAG AGTAACTTTGCTCCTGTGGAAGAGTTGGGGGAAGCCATACTTGTCACTTGCATTCAAGGACGAATTCCTAGTCATTTTCCAGAAGGTGTCTACATTAGAAATG GATCAAATCCACTATTTGGAGGATTGaaatcaacaaattcaatatttggTAAGTCAAGTCATATTTGGGTTGAAGGAGAAGGAATGCTTCATGCATTGTATTTTCAAAAATCAAGTAATGGAAGCTGGAAAATACACTACAACAATAAGCATGTTGAAACCGAAACATACAAACTtgaaaaacaaagaaacaaaccATTGTTTCTGCCTGCTGCAGAAGGCAGTTCACTTGCCATTTTGTCTGCTTATCTCTTCAACTGG TTGAGATTTGGCATAGTAAACAAATACAATAGCAACACCAATGTGTTTGAGCATTCAGGGAAGTTTTATTCAATTACTGAAAGTCACATGCCACAAGAGATTGATGTTTTGTCCTTGAAAACTTTGAACAATTGGGAACTCAGTGCAGATTGGAATAGACCTTTTACAAGCCATCCAAAG AAAGCTCCAAATACAAAGGAGCTAGTTACATTAGGTTTTTCACCAACAAAACCTTTTACTGTGGTTGGAATTATTTCAG CTGATGGAAAGAAGTTGGTTCATAAAGTTGATATCAAACTAAATAGGTGTAGTCTTTGTCATGAGATAGGTGTTACACAAAG GTACAATGTGATCATGGATTTTCCACTAACCATTGATCTTATAAGACTTCTAAGAGGAGGACC attaataaagtaTGATAAGGAAGAATATGCAAGGATTGGGATAATGCCACGCTATGGTAATGCTAACTCAATCAAATGGTTTGAAGTTGAACCTAATTGCACCTTTCACATTATCAATTCTTTTGAGGATGGAGATCAG GTTGTAGTGAGGGGATGCAGATCTCTTGATTCTTTAGTTCCTGAACGTGACCCGAGTTCGAACGAATTTGACTGCTTATCTCGTTGTTATGAATGGCGATTGAATATGCAAACCGGGGAGGTTAAGGAGAAAGATCTTTGTGGTTACAAAATAGTTTATATGGATTTTCCTATGATCAATGAAAACTTTGTTGGTATTAAGCATAAATATGCTTACACACAAGTAGTTGATCACATTGCAAGCTCGACCACTCAAG ATGTGCAAAAATATGGAGGTTTAGCAAAGCTATACTTTGAAGAATCAAGTGAAGAGTTGTCTATGTCAATG AGAGAAAAAGATGAACCTATAAAGATGGAATACCATATGTTTGAGAAGAATACATTTTGCAGTGGATCAGCCTTTTTGGCCAGAGatgaaggtgttgaagaagatgatggttGGATCATTGCTTTTGTTCACAATGAAGATACTAACACATCTCAA GTTCATATAATTGACACAAAGAATTTTTCTAGTGAGACTGTTGCCAAAATTGAAATGCCTTGTAGAGTTCCATATGGATTTCATGGAGCTTTCATGCCAATCTCATTCCAAGATCAGTAG
- the LOC123893709 gene encoding uncharacterized protein LOC123893709 isoform X2 has product MHVIAMDFYGNKTLLTLMDKEKTEPQESPNIHLRVQIQTHKETNEQEHVQFSPPRHSTNFPQSPWTLSHLPSPSPSLLYHCIASLHRHEGNIYSIAVSKGFIFTGSNSSRIRVWKQPDCMDKGYLKSSSGGVRAILACNNMVFSTHKDHKIRIWNFTVSENFKSKKVATLPRRTKNSILNFNRTKNNNHKHKETVSCMAYYHSEGLLYTGSHDRTVKAWRISDRKCVDSFRAHEDHVNSILVNQDDGCVFTCSSDGSVKIWRRVYTENSHTLTMTLKFQPSPVNALALSSSFNHCFLYSGTSDGMINFWEKERLCYRFNHGGFLQGHRFAVLCVETVGNMIFSGSEDTTIRVWRREEESCYHECLMVLDGHRGPVRCLAACLEMEKVVVGFLVYSASLDQTFKVWRIKVFSDDENVCLDVVGDNNNKCGGKVKIREYDMSPVLSPSWVEKKLQGIGGNVSLVCNTMISSLMLLPSATTFRRPCCSCSITPSSSPSSSSRRIALFHLLTTGAIALPQQSQLFGAKGSQFFRIPEANAAENLFDWVQNDNRRFLHVVYSVGDLDKTIKFYTECLGMKLLRKRDIPEDKYSNAFLGYGPEDSYFTVELTYNYGVDNYNIGTGFGHFGIVAEDVAKTVDIVKAKGGKVTREPGLVKGGSVVTASVEDPSGYRFELLERKLTREPLSQVMLQVGDLDRVVDFYQKAAGMKLLRKIDNPEEKYTVAVLGYGHGPVLELTYNYGVTNYDKGNGYAQIAIGTNDVYKTAEAIKLSGGKIIREPGPLPGINTKIVVCLDPDGWKLVFVDNVDFLKELE; this is encoded by the exons ATGCATGTCATTGCAATGGATTTCTATGGCAACAAAACCCTCCTAACCTTAATGGACAAAGAAAAAACAGAACCGCAAGAATCCCCCAACATTCACCTTCGTGTACAAATCCAAACTCACaaagaaacaaatgaacaaGAACATGTTCAATTTAGTCCACCAAGACATTCTACTAATTTTCCACAATCACCATGGACACTTTCCCATCTTCCATCTCCTTCCCCTTCATTGCTCTACCATTGTATTGCCTCCCTCCACCGTCATGAAGGAAACATCTATTCCATTGCAGTTTCCAAAGGTTTCATCTTTACTGGATCCAACAGTAGTCGAATTCGTGTTTGGAAGCAACCAGATTGCATGGACAAAGGCTACCTCAAATCAAGCTCCGGTGGTGTTCGCGCCATTTTAGCTTGTAACAATATGGTTTTCTCCACACACAAAGATCACAAAATTAGAATTTGGAACTTCACTGTTTCAGAAAACTTCAAATCCAAGAAAGTAGCTACACTTCCTAGAAGAACAAAAAACTCCATTCTAAACTTCAACAGAACCAAAAACAACAATCACAAACATAAAGAAACCGTTTCTTGCATGGCTTATTACCATTCAGAAGGACTATTATATACTGGCTCTCATGATAGAACAGTCAAAGCTTGGAGAATCTCTGATAGAAAATGTGTTGACTCATTTCGAGCACATGAAGATCATGTAAATTCAATCTTAGTAAACCAAGATGATGGTTGTGTTTTCACATGTTCTTCTGATGGATCAGTGAAAATATGGAGAAGGGTATACACAGAAAACTCACATACATTAACAATGACATTAAAGTTTCAACCTTCACCTGTTAATGCACTTGCACTAAGTTCATCATTCAACCATTGTTTCCTCTATTCAGGAACTTCAGATGGAATGATAAATTTCTGGGAGAAGGAAAGGTTGTGTTATAGATTCAACCATGGAGGATTTTTGCAGGGTCATCGTTTCGCGGTACTTTGTGTCGAAACGGTAGGGAACATGATATTTAGTGGATCAGAAGATACAACAATAAGAGTATGGAGAAGAGAGGAAGAAAGTTGTTATCATGAATGTTTGATGGTTTTGGATGGACATAGAGGACCTGTTAGATGTTTGGCTGCTTGTCTTGAGATGGAGAAAGTTGTTGTAGGGTTTTTGGTTTATAGTGCTAGTTTGGATCAAACATTTAAGGTTTGGAGAATTAAGGTTTTTTCTGATGATGAAAATGTGTGTTTGGATGTTGTtggtgataataataataagtgtGGAGGGAAAGTTAAGATTAGGGAGTATGATATGAGTCCTGTTTTGTCTCCTTCTTGGGTAGAGAAGAAACTTCAGGGTA TTGGTGGGAATGTGAGTTTGGTATGT aatacaatgaTCTCATCCTTAATGTTACTACCATCTGCTACAACATTTAGAAGACCTTGTTGTAGTTGTAGCATCACTCCATCATCAtctccatcttcatcttctcgAAGAATTGCtctctttcatcttctcacTACTGGTGCTATTG CTTTACCACAACAATCCCAATTATTTGGTGCAAAAGGATCACAATTCTTCAGAATACCAGAAGCTAATGCTGCTGAAAACTTGTTTGATTGGGTCCAAAATGATAACAGAAGATTTCTACATGTTGTTTACAGTGTTGGAGATTTGGACAAGACTATCAA GTTCTACACTGAATGCCTTGGCATGAAGCTGTTGAGAAAACGCGATATACCAGAAGATAAATATTCAAATGCATTTCTTGGATATGGGCCTGAAGATTCCTACTTTACAGTTGAACTCACTTATA ATTATGGAGTGGATAACTATAACATTGGAACTGGTTTTGGTCATTTTGGTATTGTAGCCGAAGAT GTTGCAAAGACGGTAGATATTGTAAAAGCAAAAGGGGGAAAGGTTACCAGGGAACCCGGTCTTGTCAAAGGTGGCTCTGTAGTAACTGCTTCCGTTGAAGATCCTAGTGGTTATAGGTTTGAGCTTTTGGAGAGAAAACTCACGCGCGAACCCTTGTCCCAAGTGATGCTTCAAGTAGGTGATCTTGATCGTGTCGTAGACTTCTATCAGAAA GCTGCAGGCATGAAACTTCTCCGTAAGATAGACAACCCTGAGGAAAAG TACACAGTAGCCGTGTTGGGTTATGGTCATGGTCCTGTTCTAGAACTTACATATAACTATGGCGTCACTAATTACGATAAAGGAAATGGTTATGCACAG ATTGCAATAGGCACAAATGATGTCTATAAGACTGCAGAAGCAATCAAATTAAGTGGAGGGAAGATTATCCGTGAACCTGGACCCTTACCGGGTATCAACACCAAGATCGTTGTTTGTTTGGACCCCGATGGTTGGAAATTG GTATTTGTTGATAATGTTGATTTTCTGAAGGAATTAGAGTGA
- the LOC123893704 gene encoding carotenoid 9,10(9',10')-cleavage dioxygenase-like isoform X2 codes for MAISYNNNAFIVNCCIQKRPSYVSDNSHHHNNIPLISIVKPNKKSSLPEVSLQIDVPKTMKNVVAKLIDVFVDSFFEFIDKPLLPSKSNFAPVEELGEAILVTCIQGRIPSHFPEGVYIRNGPNPLFGGLKSTNSIFGKSSHIWVEGEGMLHALYFQKSSNGSWKIHYNNKHVETETYNLEKQRNKPLFLPAIEGNSMAILSAYFFNWLRSGKANKYISNTNVFEHSGKFYSIAESHMPQEIDILSLKTLKNWDLSADWNRPFTSHPKKAPITGELVTLGVEPIKPYAVVGIISADGKKLVHKVDIKLNRCSLCHDIGVTQRYNVIMDFPLTIDLNRLLRGGQLIKYDKKDYARIGVMPRYGDANSVKWFQVEPNCTFHIINSFEDGNEVVVRGCRSLDSLIPEPDPSSNEFDWLSRCYEWRLNMQTGEVKEKDPCGDKVVYMDFPMINEKYVGLKHRFAYTQIVDPIASSTTQDVPKYGGLAKLYFEESCEELSMSKREKDEAIWMEYHMFEKNTFCNGAAFVARDEGVEEDDGWIITFVHNEDTNTSQVHIIDTKNFSGETVAKIEIPCRVPYGFHGAFMPISFQDQ; via the exons ATGGCCatttcatataataataatgcaTTTATAGTTAATTGCTGCATTCAGAAAAGACCTTCTTATGTCTCAGACAATTCTCATCACCACAACAATATTCCACTCATCTCTATTGTTAAG CCAAACAAGAAATCAAGTCTACCTGAAGTTTCCTTGCAAATTGATGTTCCAAAGACTATGAAAAATGTTGTAGCTAAATTAATTGACGTTTTTGTGGATTCATTCTTTGAATTCATTGACAAGCCTTTGCTTCCATCTAAG AGTAACTTTGCTCCTGTGGAAGAGTTGGGGGAAGCCATACTTGTGACTTGCATCCAAGGACGAATTCCTAGTCATTTTCCAGAGGGTGTTTACATTAGAAATG GACCAAATCCACTATTTGGAGGATTGaaatcaacaaattcaatatttggTAAGTCAAGTCACATTTGGGTGGAAGGAGAAGGAATGCTTCATGCATTGTATTTTCAAAAATCAAGTAATGGAAGCTGGAAAATCCACTACAACAATAAGCACGTTGAAACCGAAACATACAACCTtgaaaaacaaagaaacaaaccATTGTTTCTGCCTGCCATAGAAGGCAATTCAATGGCCATTTTGTCAGCTTATTTCTTCAACTGG TTGAGATCTGGCAAAGCAAACAAATACATTAGCAACACCAATGTGTTTGAACATTCAGGGAAGTTTTACTCAATTGCTGAAAGTCACATGCCACAAGAAATTGATATCCTGTCCTtgaaaactttaaaaaattggGACCTCAGTGCAGATTGGAATAGACCTTTTACAAGCCATCCAAAG AAAGCTCCAATTACTGGGGAGCTAGTTACATTAGGTGTGGAACCAATTAAACCTTATGCTGTGGTTGGAATTATTTCTG CTGATGGAAAGAAGTTGGTTCATAAAGTTGATATCAAACTAAATAGGTGTAGTCTTTGCCATGACATAGGTGTTACACAAAG GTACAATGTGATCATGGATTTTCCACTAACCATTGATCTAAACAGACTTCTAAGAGGAGGCCA ATTAATAAAGTATGACAAAAAAGATTATGCAAGGATTGGGGTAATGCCACGCTATGGTGATGCTAACTCAGTCAAATGGTTTCAAGTGGAACCTAATTGCACCTTTCACATTATCAATTCTTTTGAAGATGGAAACGAG GTTGTAGTGAGGGGCTGCAGATCTCTTGACTCTTTAATTCCTGAACCCGACCCGAGTTCGAATGAATTTGACTGGTTATCTCGTTGTTACGAATGGCGATTGAATATGCAAACCGGAGAGGTTAAGGAGAAAGATCCTTGTGGTGACAAAGTAGTTTATATGGATTTTCCCATgatcaatgaaaaatatgttggtcTTAAGCATAGATTTGCATACACACAAATAGTTGATCCTATTGCAAGCTCTACCACTCAAG ATGTGCCAAAATATGGAGGTTTAGCTAAACTATACTTTGAAGAATCATGTGAAGAATTATCTATGTCAAAG AGAGAAAAAGATGAAGCTATATGGATGGAATACCATATGTTTGAGAAAAATACATTTTGCAATGGAGCTGCTTTTGTTGCTAGAGatgaaggtgttgaagaagatgatggttGGATCATTACTTTTGTTCATAATGAAGATACTAACACATCTCAA GTTCATATAATCGACACAAAGAATTTTTCTGGTGAGACTGTTGCCAAAATTGAAATCCCTTGTAGAGTTCCATATGGATTTCATGGAGCTTTCATGCCAATCTCATTCCAAGATCAATAG